GTAAAGTTTATGGCTTTCTGTATTTTTTCTTTAGCATTTTTGTTTTCATTGACCTTATTTTTTGAAGCCACACGGTCTATGTAACTGAGAATACTGTAAAGCTCTTTTTGGCTTGTAACCGTTAACCCTCTTGCCGTAAAGTAAGTGATTTCCTGGGTTGTAGGGCCAGGGTCATGGTATGTCTTAAGACCGATACTCTGGAGGGCATACCCAGTGTCCCACCATGTAAACATCTTAGAATCGGCTGGTACGATTTTTTTTATCTCATTAAATCCCTTGTATATTTTGGCGTTAATTAATACAAATGGACTGTATGAATAAGCTGATGAAAAATCGGCAGCAAAAAAAATAGCAAATATTAAAATGTAAACTACTATTTCTTTTTTTAATTTAATTTTTTCAATCAGATTTTTAAAAGGAGCTACAGACAGCATTAGCAGGTAGCCTAAACCAGCTCCTGCAAACGGTGGCAGGTACATGGCAAGGCGAATTTCACTTTTAAAGGAAAGAAGCCCGATTAAAAACACTGGCAGAAGCATAAATGCTGCTCTGAAGTTCAGGATTATAAAAACGAAAAATCCTAAAATTCCAATCAGCGGCAGCCATGATTTGCTATAAAAAATCGTGGACATAACCACTTGAGGCGTATAGTGTTTTGTCTCTCTTGTAAAACTCTCGCGCCCGGGAAAACTGTCCCCTGCTTTCATAGTTTCTACCGAGGAGACCTCTGTAAATCTGTGTGTAAAAAACAGGAGTTTTTCCAGCTCAGGCTTCAATACACTAAAACTCAACGTAAATACGATTAGAAAAAGCCCTGCTGAAATTAATCGCATTAACAGTTCCCACTTCTGAGCGTCTCTGTAACGGTAAAGCAAAAAGCCAATAACGATTACAATAAAAACCACTACTAAAAGCAGAGTATCGCTTAACGGCAGCAATGCCTCATTTAGAAAGGAAAACGAAAAACACAGTAAACACGAAACAAGGATATGTTTATACTTTACCCTGTGAAAAACAAGCGAAATAACCAAAACGGCAAGATAGATAAAAGTGAACCCTCTGTGTCCCTGATACCACCAATCAAAAAAAGACAATGCAGCACCGGTAAAAGCGGAGTAAAGATAGCTCTGTTTATGAGTTTTAGCTGCAGACGATTTTAAAATAAAAAATGAGACAAGAAATGGGAAAAATAAATTTAATAAATCTGTGTCAAATCTGCCGATAGCAGTTCTTTCAAAATATATCTTACCAAACGTGCCAAAGACAGAGGCCGAAATAGCCACACCAGGATGTCCGGTTTTATAAAAAAATAACGACAGCGGAATTATAAAGAGTCCTGAAAGAAAAAACACCGTGTAAAAAGCAGCCCTTGTGGTATTGTTTCCAAAAAGCCCTGAAAGCTTAACTGCTATGACGCTGATAAGCGGGCTTTTAAGTGCCGGAGTTCCTTGTTCGTACTCATGGGCATTAATAATCCAGTCGTAGGCGTCAACTGTTGACATCATGGGGGTGCTGCCGTAAAAGAACAGATCCTGCTGCATTTTCCACTTAGCCATTGCATGGTACCTGACAAATACAGAAAGAAACAGACACAACAATACAACCGCACCAAAAATAATTTTCCCTGTTGATATTTTCGTTGCAGCCTCAGGGCTGTTATCCTCTGTCATGGACTCACCTCGTTGTATTTCATAACGTAAATACAGTACCTTTCATCGCCAATTATGCCGTTAGCAAATGCCTTTATAAATACTATATCGTTTCGTTTCATTTGTTGTCTTGTAAGTGGGCTGTTTAACACAAGCAGGATATTGCTTTTCCTCAGTTTCATAAATTTTTCTATTTCTTTTAACACGCCATCACTGTCAGTATAGAGACGCTTATTGTTTGAAATGACGTAAGTGCCATAGCGCCCCGTTACTGGATAAAACATACTTTCACCAAGATAAACTGCAACAGAGGTGGTTTGGTAGTCGGCATCAGCTGCCATGGGTAATAAGTCAAGGTTGTTGGCTTTTATGAAATTAGCAGTATCTTTGGCATCTGTAAACGGATACATGGCAGATATTGTTATTGCTACTAAGGCGGCAAATATATGGATTGTTATAAAAAAATTTAACCATACGTTTTTTTTCCCCTCAAAAAACAAACAAAACTTGTTTAAAAAAGGTACTTTAAATGCAACAGGCCTGTAATAATAAGTGAGCCACAGAGAGCAGATAAAAATCATAAAAAGGTGTCCTCTGTGTCTTATCAAGCTCCCATATAAAAGATCACTAAAAGCCATAATAGCAGCATTTCCTGTTATGAAAAAAAAAGCGGCAACCGGACGTCTGATAACCATAAAAAAAGTAACAGACAAAAAAATTGCCCCAACTGCAACTCTCGTAAAAAACAGCACTAAAGGGTTTTTGGATATATAGCCGATTATATTACCGCACCAGAAGTTTTGTTTAAACATAGGTATCGGGAAATACACATTGTAAACATTTGCAATCTGATTGAGGAGGCGCATGAAATCATACGTTGGGTCACCAGTCAAAAATTCTGGTTTTTTGAGATACAGGGAATCAGGCGGTGGCAGCATTTGATATATTGAAAAAAGAAGTCCAGAGATGAAAATAAGGGCACTTAGTGTAAAAATTAGCCATGTTTTAGTATCTTTTTGCTTGTTAAGCAAAAATTCAAAACACAGAGTCAGAGCAAACACAATTGCTACAACAGATGCGTAGGCATTTGTCTGGCACATTAAAAATAGCACAACTGACAGTAATATGTAGTTTCTCCTGCCTTCAACAGGTCTTATCATATAGGCAAAAATAAAAAACAACAATACTCCCATTGAATAATTTCTGCTTATGACGGCATACTCAAAAAAAGTAAAATATCCAAAAATAAAGAAAATGCTCTGCCATTTTTTAAAAGGAGCATACTTTAAAAACACAAAAGCAGCAGCCGTGGCAATGCACAGGTGAGCCATCTGCATAGAAGCCATGTTGTTAGTAAGTTTGGTAAGCAGATAGACTATAAAAACCCAAAGTCTTGGATGTCCCTCATACCTGTAGTTATAAAAAAGCTCAGATAAAGAGGTGCTTTCCTTTGCTATTGCCCACGGTCCTAACTCATCTCTCCACATTACGTGGTTAAGCAGATTTATCAGGGTAACAACGAAATAGACACAGATAGCAATGTAAAGAGCCGTATCAGGCTTTTTTAATATCCCTTTTATTTTATCCGGCATCCGTCAGGTATCCCCCAAATATGTTCACTAAAAACATTGACATTTAGTATAATACACATGTTTTAGAATTGGAAAGATGGTAAAAGAATCGGCACCCTGGAAAGGGATAATCAAGTCTTTAGGACTCGTATTTGGAGATATTGGTACAAGTCCAATTTACACACTGACCGTAATCCTCCTGCTTATTGAGCCAACACAGGACAACATAACCGGTGTTTTGTCGCTGATTGTGTGGACACTGATTGTGCTCGTGACGATAGAGTACGCGTGGCTTGCAATGTCTTTGGGTAAAAAGGGAGAGGGTGGAACTGTTGTGCTTAAAGAGCTGTTGACTCCTTTGTTAAAAAATGTCTGGAGCGCACGGCTGGTATCCACTCTTTCGATTGTTGGCATATCGCTGCTGATTGGGGATGGGGTCATAACGCCTGCTATAAGCATTCTTAGTGCAGTAGAGGGTGCAAGGTTGATTCCGGGATGGGAGAATTTAACCACTAATGAGATACTGATAGCGGCGGGGATAATTGCCATAGTGCTGTTTTTATTTCAGAGAAAGGGGACTGAGAAAGTGGCAAGCGCCTTTGGGCCTATTATGGTCATTTGGTTTTTATGTCTTAGCGTTTCAGGTGTGTTCTCATTTCTGGAATTTCCACATGTGTTAAATGCAGTGAATCCGTACTATGGGTTGAAGTTCTTGTTTAACAAGGGGTTAAGCGGTTTTTTTATCTTATCTGAGGTAACTCTTTGTGCTACAGGAGGCGAGGCTCTCTATGCCGACATGGGACATCTTGGCAGGAAACCTATAGTGAGGGCATGGTACTTTGTTTTCATAGCGCTTATCTTAAATTACCTTGGGCAGGGTGCTTATGTGATAAAACATCCTGCGGCTAAGAATGTGCTTTTTGAAATGATGTTTCATCAGGCGCAGTTCCTATATGTGCCGTTTTTGATTCTTAGCATAATGGCAACTGTAATAGCCTCTCAGGCTATGATTAGCGGTATGTTTTCGATAGTTTATCAGGGCATCACCACACGGGTTATGCCGATGTTTAAGGTGGATTACACATCCGAGAAGCTGCGCTCTCAGATATATATAGGGTTCGTTAACTGGTTTTTGCTGATTTCAGTGCTGTTTATAATGAACAGATTCAGGGAATCAAGTAATCTTGCCGCTGCGTACGGTCTTGCTGTTACGGGAACTATGTCACTTACAGGGTTTTTCATGACATGGATTTTCTTTCTGAAAAAACAGTACATTCGATCGTCTTTTTCTTGTGCTGTTTTCATAGTGGATCTGATATTTTTTCTTTCCAACATGTTTAAAATTCCGCATGGAGGATACTGGTCTGTAATCATTGCTTCTATCCCGTTATCAATAATACTCATATATACGGCAGGGCAAAAGAGATTATACAAGAGCTTAAAGCCAGTTCCTCTGGCCGATTTTTTGCCTGAATACACAGAAATCTACAGAACTCTGAACAAGATACGAGGTACGGTCTTATATTTTGCGAGGGATATGCAGTTGATACCTCCGTATGTGGTAAGTACAATGTTTACAGCCAACATAATTTACGAGGACAATGTCATTGTATCCATCCGTGTAACGGATGAGCCTTTTGGTGTAAGGGGCTGGCCGGAGACGGAGGCTGCCCCAGGGCTAAGAGCATTTAAAATAGAGATAGGCTACATGGAGGTTATTGATGTGGAGTCAATATTGAACATAAACAGTATTTATGAAAAGACCATATTTTATGGTGTGGAGGATATAGCCACAAGGAATTTTATATGGCAAATTTTTTCAATAATAAAACGGCTTACTCCGGCCTTTGTTCAGTTCTATGCCCTGCCTTCTCATAAACTCCGTGGAGTTGTCACAAGAATTGATATGTAGAGTTTATAGTTGTGTTTGACAACATCGGAACATACGTTATAAAATAACATAACATGGTTTGTGGAAAAGTTGCTTTTTATGTCATATGAAGAGAAAGATTATGAGGGTTACGTTGAGAGCTTTGACGAAACCGGACTTGCAGGCTGGGCTTATAATAAAAAGTGTCCGGATACACCCGTTGATGTTGAACTCTATGACCTGTCAACTCAAACACACCTAACCATTACCGCTGATTTGTATAGAAAGGATCTTGAAGATACAGGCATTGGTAATGGCTCTCATGCGTTTAGATGTGATTTTCCTGCTATTATGGCTGATGATGAACATCACACAATCTCTGTAAAGATTTCTAATTCCGATTTCTTTTTGCAAAATAGTCCTTTTGAAATTTATATCCCTGCCGAGTATGACGGCTATATTGATGGTTTTGATGAACGCGGGTTTACAGGGTGGGCATACGATAAAAGAAATCCTGATACCTCTGTTGAGGTTGAAATATATGATGTAACAACTCAGGCACTTATTAGTACCATGACAGCCGGTACATATCGAAAGGATCTTGAGGAGACAGGAATGGGTAATGGTTGTCACGCATTTAGGTTTGACTATCCGTCACTTATAATGGACAATAAAAACCATACTATATCTGTGAAGATTTCTAATACCGATTTCTTTCTGGATAATAGCCCTTTCACAGTTTCTTTGCCTGCAGTTTAATCGGGCTTGCATCGTTGCAGCCTTGACAAAACGGGCATATACGTGGCTAAATATAAGTAGAGACGCATGATGTGGAAGAGATTTAAGAATATCTATAAGGGAAAGAATAAAGGTTTTGAAGGATATGTTGAAACCATTGACACAGCCGGATTTTCAGGATGGGCATATGATAAGAAGACTCCGGATTCTCCTGTTGAGATAGAGATTTATGATTCATTCAATCACATAAGCACAATTAAAGCTGATACGTATAGAAAGGATCTTGAGAAGGCAGGCAAAGGCAATGGGCGTCATGCATTTAGTTTCAAATTCCCGCTTCAACTTTTAGACAATACAAATCATGATATATCTGTAAAGATTTCTAACACGGATTACCTTTTAAATAACACATCATTTACAATAAACATACCGATAGACTCAGATGGAAATAATGTTTGTGAAGGCTATGTTGAGGGTGTTGACAAAGAAGGGTTTTCTGGATGGGCGTATTATCGCGGGAATCCTGACACTCCTGTTGACATAGAAATTTATGATTCCTCCAATCACATAAGCACAATTAAGGCTGATACTTACAGACAGGATCTTGAAAAGACAGGCAAAGGTAATGGACGTCACGCATTTAGTTTCAAATTCCCACTTCAACTTATAGATAATAGAAATCATGATATATCTGTAAAGATTTCCAACACGAATTACTTTTTAAATAATAGCCCTTTTACTATAAACATACCTGTTGATTCTGAGGAAAACGATGTTTTTGAAGGCTATGTCGAGGCCGTTGAAATAAGCGAGTTTTCCGGGTGGGCGTACAATAAGAAGACTCCTGACACTCCTGTTGACATAGAAATTTATGATTCCTCCACTCTCATCAGCACAATTAAGGCTGATGCATATAGAAGGGATCTTGAGAAAGCAGAAATTGG
The Nitrospirota bacterium genome window above contains:
- a CDS encoding KUP/HAK/KT family potassium transporter, which produces MVKESAPWKGIIKSLGLVFGDIGTSPIYTLTVILLLIEPTQDNITGVLSLIVWTLIVLVTIEYAWLAMSLGKKGEGGTVVLKELLTPLLKNVWSARLVSTLSIVGISLLIGDGVITPAISILSAVEGARLIPGWENLTTNEILIAAGIIAIVLFLFQRKGTEKVASAFGPIMVIWFLCLSVSGVFSFLEFPHVLNAVNPYYGLKFLFNKGLSGFFILSEVTLCATGGEALYADMGHLGRKPIVRAWYFVFIALILNYLGQGAYVIKHPAAKNVLFEMMFHQAQFLYVPFLILSIMATVIASQAMISGMFSIVYQGITTRVMPMFKVDYTSEKLRSQIYIGFVNWFLLISVLFIMNRFRESSNLAAAYGLAVTGTMSLTGFFMTWIFFLKKQYIRSSFSCAVFIVDLIFFLSNMFKIPHGGYWSVIIASIPLSIILIYTAGQKRLYKSLKPVPLADFLPEYTEIYRTLNKIRGTVLYFARDMQLIPPYVVSTMFTANIIYEDNVIVSIRVTDEPFGVRGWPETEAAPGLRAFKIEIGYMEVIDVESILNINSIYEKTIFYGVEDIATRNFIWQIFSIIKRLTPAFVQFYALPSHKLRGVVTRIDM